Genomic window (Salvelinus alpinus chromosome 13, SLU_Salpinus.1, whole genome shotgun sequence):
GGGGAAGGGGGGCGCAGGCATACTTCTGACCCTCAGCAGAGCCCTGGAAGGCAGCCTCGTACTTGGCCAGGGCTTCAGCAATGGAGGCGGTGGGAGGCAgcatgtaccacaggtggaccgcCATACAACGCTTCCAGTCCAGTTCTGAACACACATTCACCTCACAGTCTGTAGACTGCCACACCTAGAGAGACCAGTACATACAGCTCAGAAAACATTTCTCATTCATGTATTTTCCAACAAATTATGTGGATTACACACACATGACAATCCAGTTAATGGCGGTCTGAACACAACAACAGCTGGACACACAGTTACTTACAGGTTTCCCAGCGAGAAGGGCAAAGATCCGTAGCCTCTCCTCAGGCAGGAAAGAGTCTGTCTGCATCCTGTTCCAGTCTCCAAGCTGCAGTGCCAGCAGCTCCCGGCCGTACTGAGAGCCCACCGCCTGGGACAGCAGCAGGGAGAGACGGTGGTCCCCTACACACAGGTTTAAGACAACTTAATGCGATCCTACAACCTGTCCCAACGGTTTCGTAAGACACCACTTGTATGCAGCAGGGTTTAGCTTcctacccctcccctcctccatccatccattcccTCGTCTTCCTGATCTCCCTTCCTTCCTCACATCACCTCAATTTCCAATCCCCCCTACCTCTGTCACCCCTCCaatcccccctctcctcaccacTCTTCTGAGCCAGCCTGCAGGCATCACTGATCCGGTGTCCAGTCAGGTAGCTAAAGATGGCATCCACGTTTCCTCCCCCCTGGTTCAGGCCCACTTCCTGCTCGATCCTCTGGGTGGCACTGTGGGACAGCCAAGCTGAGAagctccttctcctctccatctgCTGCAGGTAGCCACTGGTACCAGGCACTGCTGAACACCGTCGGCCCCACAGGGCCTCACACAGAGTCCACACCTGAGCCCAGTGACCCAGGACTGCTACAGGGAGATGGACATAAAGAGGATAGCATTAGCAagcatatattttttatatatctgAACACATCGAGATCACCATGGGAGAGGATTAAAACAGAAATATACAGGGgtgatgtcagaataatagggaAGTTTTGGAATTGGACCAATAATGAATGTGCACCATctaccattgtgtgtgtgttgcatctcTTACCATCTCCAGCACCAGCCTCCTGGTTGAGGTCAGTAATCCACTCTGCGTACTCGTGCAGGGCGGCCACACCGCTCTGGGGCTGGATGAAGGGGCAGGCCCCCTCTGTACTGATGCTGCTGTGCTTCAGGCTGATCTCCAGGGGCCGCTGGTACACCGCTTGGCTCTCCTCACTGTCGCGCAGCTCCAGACCAACCACCTGCTCGATCACCACCTTGAATGGACTGTCGGACAGTCTGTACAGTGAAAGACAGAAGGATGGGGAGAAAGATGGATTTGGAGAGGAACGAGGAATGTTTAGGCTTTAGTTTCGATCTCTAAACAAACCTCAAACAGTCCTTTCATACAGGTCTGGATCCCATTCCCACACTCCTGtgtagattttttatttattttatttaacccgtATTTTACTAGTAAGTTGACAGAccaaattctcatttacagcaacaacctggggaatggTTACAGGGGAAAGAAGAGCCTAATTGGAAGCTGGGGGTgataggtgaccatgatggtacgagggccagattgggaatctAGCTAGGACACACAGGTTAACAATagtcttacgataagtgccatgggatctttagtgtccacagagtcaggacactcgtttaacatcccatctgaaagacggcaccctacacagggcaatgacCCCCATCACTGCCCtgtggcattgggatatttttttaagaccagaggaaagagtgcctcctattggccctccaacacctcttccagcagcatctggtctcacagtcagggaccgaccaggaccaaccctgcttagcttcagaggcaagccagcagtggggtgCAGGGAGGTATGCTGCTGGTCAAGTGGTCTGATGACagtggtctggtgtgtgtgtgtgtgtgtattgcttaCCGTCTACTCTTGGCAGGTTTGGGCAGGAATCCAAAGCCTGTAGCTCCTGTGTCTCCGTGGTCCTGCTCCTTGTCCCCGGCCCCACTTAGCCCGTCTCCACAGTGGACCAGAGTCCAGCCAGGACCCCAGCCCACACGAAATGACCGGCCCGTGAACAAAGCCGCATCCATGAGAAGACGGCCCTGGATGGATGGGAATGGATTACAACAACCCATACTTTACAGCCCTATTCACACATAATAAACAGTGGAATCATTCAAATTATCCAGCAAATCTCAATGTTCTTGATGTAAAGTTTCATTGCTTTGCCCCGTGTACATCTGAATGTATCCTTGTGTAAAtcagtctactgtacctgatatTTCAACTCTTAACGATTATAATTGTATCATGAAGTGTCTAGCAAAAATTCCAGTAgctttccccaaattcccaggttttccagaaatcctggttggaggattccagaTTTCCTACTTAGTCCCTCTTAAATCTGTTAATCTTCCAACCAGGAGTTCTGgaaaaacctgggaatttggggaaagttcCAGGAAATGTAACACATTAGAAGTATAGCTATCAATACCTTCCCCAGTGTGACTGAGTTCTCTGGGTCCACAGGTCCCCCCAGGCGCCGAGCCCCTACTGTCCGTACAGTGGCCTCGGGCGGTGGGGCTGTCAAAAGAAAAGAGGGCCAGGGGGAGACCCGCGAAGGCTCAGGCACCGCCGGCGACACCCGAGACTTGGACAGCCTGCCGGGAAGGCCCCCACCAAAGGGCACGTCAGGGAGCTGAAAGAAGAGACCGGCACTGCTGAAACGAGTCTGCAGGAGACCACCGACTGGAGAGAGAACGCAAGGGTGGGGGGAAGAAGAGCTCAATGAACACAATCCAAGTAAACCACCTTTAATTCATCCAATAGTAAAGCTTCCTTCAGAAGGACTGCTATATTAGCATTTTAGGCCTGTTAGGGTCTGTAAGTAGAAGATGGCGACTGTGGGTATAATTCAGTGTTTGGGCTGTGTGTCTGACACTTACTGGAGGGCCTGCCCTGCGTGCCAGGCAGGTGGATGTGAGGAGAGGCCACGTCTAGAGAACTTGTCATCCCTCCCTGCTCCTGGAACATGTCACCATCATCGTCCTCAGCAAACAGCGATGCCTTCATAATCTGAGAAAAGGGAAGCACACGCTACCGTCATGAAGCGAGTGAGGGAAAACACACCACCCACACCATTAAACAAGTGGCGCATGAGGGTGTACAGTAGTATATTACCTGTAGTGTGTGAGGGTTGATCCCCAGCGAGGAGGCGATCTGACTGGACGCTGAGACAGAGTCGTGTTCCGTAGGGGTCACATTCCCCAGCCGACTTCCCTTCTCCCCTATGccactctccccttcctcctcccccaaCATGCTCTCCCCTGGGGCATCCTGGGTAATGTCAGCCATATCACTGTCCACCTCCAATACGCGATTCAGCAGCTCCAGCACTGCTGTGGACTGTACACACAGCGGGTCGATAAACGACACAGAAGGGAAAGTGCCGCCAAACACAaaaaagagacagacacacagacaaaatCAGTTTagtgtaatcagattacataagtaaatgtaaaatgtcagtaTCTGTATTCAGAGCAGTTGGTTCCAGGTCAGTGAGCTCCACTGGTCAGAGCAGATGGTACAGGTGTGTGGACGAAGACCACATATGGTGGACATCACTCTCAATAAGCATTATTTTCTTCTCTACATACACAAGTCTGACAGACCAGCAGAATGTGTCATCTTTAATCAGTTTATTTCATAGCATTATCAGATATCACAGATGTATATAGGAGCAGGTTTTACGTAAGATAAGTCGTAGCTTGAGTCAATAATACCCCAagagtagtagttgtagtttctTAAACCCTCAACCAGACAGAAGACCTAATCCTGAATATATTCTGCAGGACTGGCAGAGTTGCCCAAGAACCGCAAGTTATCACACATCACACATCTTTGGTACATTTTTTAAAGCTTGTTTGGCAAAAAAGATAAAACATAAGCAACTATGAATCTGTGAAGAGATTTTTCAGGTTTAACATCTCTGCATTAATACTGGATTTTAATGAGGTACAACCATGGTAATGTGATGTTTTCTGAAGATACCGTAATCAGTATTAAACCGTTTGTAAATGTTGACTTTAAATACCTAGCAGATGAGACTGACAgttggtaaaaaaaatattttacaatGCAGATTTAatttaagaaaaataaaaaaaatacttcagAGTTAAACATTTCCTTAAGTTAGTTTGATTTATTTTTATCCAAAAACCTCATTCAACACTTAGCCCTTAAAACATCTTATTTTCAATCCATTAATTACTTCATGCCTTTGCTAGTGATCCAGGCTGATGTTAAGCTCAGGATATTTAAGATTTAGAGCACAGATGAAGGTGTGCATTTTGAATCGGTTGTGAGGGGCAGAACTTAACCACTAACCAGGACTGACAGACTTGTGCAATCCACCCTGCCCACCTCCTGTCTGTGATTGGTGAGTTGTGGCACCTCAGGTACCGGTGAACCTGGGCGGAGAGGAGAACTCAGACCTCCCCACACCACTGATATATAGAACATGGAACATGTGGATGTTTCCCATCTCATCATGTGATGTCAGATTGATGTTTAAGAGCCTTATTGGGGTGCAGAGACCAACATCATCCAGGGCTATCAAACGTAAAACCTTTTTCATAGAAACCTATTGAATACAAGCCATAACAGGAGTGGTGAAACAGAGATATAGGCAGAAGACCCAACACACTGCAtgtggtagtaatggtagtggaaAGGAAACACTGCTTCTGTTCAGATCATCGGGTATATTTAGGTTGTATATTGATTAAGGCCATCCAAGTGATGTAGAGAGCAGTGAGTATGACTGTCAGTGTGGGTGGGCGCACTGTGCTGCTCAGTCTACCTGAGCCTGTGGCGCCACCTGCTGCTGGGAGGGAGGCAGCTGCTGCAGCCCTGGTGGAAGTCTTGTTGCCGTCTTCAGCTTCTTAGGGTCCACTTTGAGAGGGACTTCCTTATCCTCGTCAGAGTCCTGCAGGCCGTACTTAGAGAAATGAGCCACCTGCAGACACAGGGAGAGAAGAGTCAGACATGGAAGGGAGAAATTGATTCACAGACGCTGTGTGTGTCATGGCATGCTTACCTCAAACACCCAGGACCCCGTCTCGGAGCGGTACTCGAGGAAGCGGGCGCCCTGTTTGCGTGAGGCGTTCTCCAGGCGGCCCTCGTAGTTCATCTCAGACAGACGCTCAGGGCTCTTTATTTGAGTACAGGTGGTCTTATCATTAGGCCACACCCCATCCAGAGTCACCTCTGCTCGCCTGGGAGAGGGgatgagtgagtgagaaagaggggagagggagaaagagataagAATATGGGGTTAGTAAAGAGTTGCGGTAAAggatgagagaaagggagaggaaatAAGGAGAACATTAACTTGAGTTATGCCTCAGCTGTGATCACTATCAGAGTATATGTCAAATCAGTTTGACGTCTGTGATGGCATTACAAGGAAACTGATAACGACAATGTCCCCACTGTGAAGGGGAGGAAGAGCCCCTGTCCCATCCTGTCACTGACCTGTTGAGCCCCTCCCCCTCGGGGGGCTTGTTCTTGTCGTCGAGGTAGACGATGACCTCTTTACGTCTGAAGTGGACAATCTCATCCAGGTTCAGCCCCGTCACGTTCACCTCACCATGGAAGAACACGGAGCCGTAACCTgagagccaatcagagagcagagCAGTGAGCTACCGACCAATATTTCTTAAAGAGCAGTATCCACCCGACCAATCCAGAGTCTTACCTTTTCTGCCCACGGTGAAGTTTTCCACCACACACACCCCGTTTTCATCCACCATTTTGGCCAGCTCGTCCATGGCAGGGATGGTGTAGTAGCCCACACGGCCCAGAACGATACCTGCAGGGTGGGGGGGGCCCTCCTCCACTCGCTCCTCCTGTATGGAGTCATCTCCCAGCGATATGTCCTCGCTGCTCACCTGAAATCAGAGGAGGCAGGTTCAGAACAGTCATGTCAAAaatgtctaaagtagtgcactatctgaGGAGCGTGCCCCAAAAAAGAAGTGCCCTTTATGGGGAATCAGGTGTCATTTGAGACAACCATATTCACTGTCTGTCTACTCCTTTTTACTATCAGCTCACCTGCAGCCCGTTCCTGCCCCCAGCCCCCATCCTATGGGCATTGAGCTCTGAGATGGTGTCCTGCAGGCTGGGCTTGGCGTAGAACTTGATCTCCAGGTCGTCCTCGgctcctccctccaccacctccctcaCATCATCATCCTCGTCCACACTGGCACTGTAGGGGAGAGACATGGTCAGCAACCAACACTCCACAGATACATATTTGAAATgttaactctgtgtgtgtgtgtgtgtgtctgacccgaGTCCGTTGAGGGGGTACTCTGGTGGAGAGGACAGGTCGTCGGAGTCTCTGTTGAGCGGGCTGCTGTACAGGCTGCTGCCATTCAGGTTCTTCAGCACCAGCTTCTTGATGCTCTTCCTAGTTTAtaacaccacagagaaacacagatcaGACAACATACACAGATGTACTAACATACACATCAGGTACCATACACCAACATCAgtcagcagacagacagaagcaTATAGATGCAGCTCGTTACATACAAGAGGTGAAAAGCTATTGAAAACCAAGTTCTAGTATCCGCTTAGAAAAACATAACAGAAAACAGCTGAATTCAGTAAATCAGTGGAAACAGAAACATGTGAACTAGTTAGAAGCAAATTTCCACAGAGACACCTACCTGGGCATGAAGGCTCCGTTGGTGAGAGAAGGCTCGTCGTCATCCAACCCATCAAACAGCTGGGACTTGGAAGAGCCCGATGATGTCAGAGCTTTGGGCCGCACACGTGTCGCAGGTCGCGGTGTCAGTTTGTAGTGAGTTGGCGTGGTCAACGCCTTCTGGGCCACTGGATTGGTGGGCTTCAGACGCTCCTCCTTCTTCTTGGGATCAGAGAGGGGGTTTCTGAAGAGGGGGGAGTCTCCGAAGGGGGAGTAGGCCAGAGCATTGATCTGCTGCTGCAGCACTGCCTGCTGGGCCGCCACCGCGTTAGGGTCCGTCACCGCTGAGTAGAGACAAGTGAAACAGACATAAGAATTAGGAAGTTCACACCACATCGTGTAATGTTATCCAGACAGTTTCTTCAGTACACTAAAAGAGTAATACAATTGGTACTAGAGCAGTGGTTTTCAAAGTCGGGCTGGCGGGGAAACTGCAGTGAGGAGATTAAgagtacagattattgtatgcGACAATATACAAACGTTtgagaaaaaaacatttgaaaatatACAATTGTATTAAGTAAATATATTCattggtttcttttcattttgataagagaTAAAAAAATGCACTGAATTTAAGcttatttgttgatgtaaaaatctAAATTAACTGATTTTAAGGTTGTGTCATTAGATTTGGGGTGTGGTGGGGTGGCAATAAATTATTGGGGGGGGAATAGGGTCCcggctgaaaaagtttgaataccactgtACTAGAGGAAAGGGCGAGGGATGTGCTTTCACATTCAGCTTCAGACTGGATAGATAGGTGGTGATAGACGGAAGTGGTATTTACCAACGGGCTGTTGTGGCGCTCCGAAGCCCAGAGTGCTGTTTCCTGTGCTGAATCCCTGCACTCCAAAACCTCCCATTGAACCCAGCGTCTTGTTATTCCCAAACAGAGACATCTGGCCAGTGCCTACTGTTGACAAAGACAGAACACACACgctcagagaaacacacagactaATGACTGACATAATGAAGACTCAGATAAAACACATCCAAAAAGGCAGGTCTTTGTTTTTGCTATTTTTTACATGATGGATATTTGATGCATTTGTGGTTTATTTATTATCTTCCATACGATACATGAGAAGTTAACATTATATTTCACTACCAAATGTATGCCAGGCCTATGGTGCTCTGGAAGTGTCATCTGTTCCATTCATACCTGCTCCAAAGCTGGCTCCCAGCCCGGTCCCTAGTCCTCCTGCTGCAGTCTTGTTCCCAAAAAGGCTTCCGCCAGCAGCAGTGGGTCCAAAACCTtcacacaacacagagagaagaaCAACATGGTCACTGACATAGCCAATAATATCATCTAtaagtagggctgggcgatatggccaaaatatcatatcacaatATTTTTCATGTTTTTACCGTATAACGGACTCATATTTTTTAACAATGAAAGTTCTAAATATTCTTTATGAGTAGTAATTAGAAGGTGATTTCAATGGCTCTCTCCAGTCCGGCTGTTTTATAAAGTTCAATCCAACTTCAAACATGTTCATGAATTTCTGCATTTTTGTTATTTCCACGCCGTGCCACGCAGAGCAGCGTGCTGTGCAAAACATCTAGGGGAAAAAACTGTTGGAAAATAGAATGATTGATTTCTAGTTGGAATATAGTGGGCAGCAACTTGAACAcattgttgtttgacatgacaacgaatgaataAGCCAGGGAGGAATtattgacagggtaggaaccaaagtgttggtcagtgtttccaggGGAGCCTAATTAGATGTTATATTACACATTCTTACCACATGTAgcgagatagctagctagctaacattcatGCTTTGCCTATTTCTCTCAGATTTAAAAGATACCATTGCAAAAACAATGCTCATCTATGCCTACACCAGTaccaggctgtattagctagctacatttgctCTGACATTTTGcaagttagctagccagctaactagcaatTAGTGGGTAACAATTTATTTTGGCCagaacttgctaagaaaagacaaacaagCAATAGTTTGCAGACAAGATAGAAACTAATAGGGATGGGAATGGCTGTTGATGGCTGTTCGAGTACTATCTTTAAccatagaaaaaaatatatatactcatcctggtccccccgtggggaatgaacccgcaacgccagggttgtgggttcattccccacggggggaccaggatgaatatgtatgaactttccaatttgtaagtcgctctggataagagcgtctgctaaatgacttaaatgtaaatgtactgtaaaatTACTTGGTGGAATGTGCTTTGTGCCCAAATGggcaagtgattttttttttttatgtctcaaAGACGTTAATTTCCATTTGTACACATGCATTTACagggtaaaaaaaaatgaaaagctaagTAACAGTCCTTCTCCTCAAATTTCCTTTCCCCTCTAAGGCTTACTCAATTGCATTCCAATCGCTCCCCACAAGCTTCCGTTAGTGCTACAGAAATAAATGCCTATAAAAACATAACTGACAAGATACACAAGCTACATTCTTTGCCAAATGATGCTAGTTTTATTACAAATTCAAAATGGAATAGTTGATTGAAGTAGggaaatactgtatgtgtgttccaACGAGCTAATTTTGGAATAATTGCATCCCATCTTTTCTCCGCTTAGGCTACTTTGCGAACTTCTAGTGCCATTTAGAATTAGTTAGCCTAGGCTATAACCCCTAAACATAGGTTCCACGCTGAAAAtatgtaaaataaaaaagtgaAGTTCACAAGAGCGGAATGCAGGCCAGAGACTAGATAATAATTCCACCAAAGCAGTGTAAAATATCCAGTCAGAAAATATTGTATCTCTTTCACTATGTTGGATGCATGGCCTAGACACatccagttgtacaactgactaggtatccccctttctcccGATTAAACAAGGAATATAACAGAGTTCcatctagaggtcgaccgattaatcggaatggccgatttcaagttttcatacgttttttttttttacacctttatttaactaggcaagtcagttaagaacacatttttattttcaatgacagcctaggaacggtgggttaactgccttgttcaggggcataacaacatatttttaccttgtcagctcggggattcaatcttgcaaccttacggttaactagtccaacgctctaaccacctgccttacattgcactccacgaggagttgtgcgaatgcagtaagaagccatggtaagttgctagctagcattaaacttatcttataaaaaacaatcaatcatattcactagttaactacacatggttgatgatattactagtttatatagcgtgtcctgcgttacatataatcgatgcagtcgCGAAACAGGACTGTCGTTGcgccaacgtgtacctaaccataaacatcaatgcctttcttaaaatcaatacacaagtatacatttttaaacctgcatatttagttaatattgcctgctcacattcatttattttaactagggaaatggtgtcacttctcttgcaacagagtaagggtatatgcagcagtttgggccgcctggctcgttgcaaactgtgtgaagacaatttcttcctaacaaagacagccaacttcgccaaacgggggatgatttaacaaaagcgcattgcgaaaaaagcacaatcgttgcacgactgtacctaaccataaacatcaatgccttaaaatcaatacagaagtatatattttttaacctgcatatttagctaaaagaaatccaggttagcaggcaatattaaccaggtgaaattgtcacttctcttgcgttcattgcaggcagtcagggtatatgcaacagtttgggccgcctggctcgttgcgaactaatttgccagaattttacgtaattatgacataacattgaaggttgtgcaatgtgacaggaatatttagacttatggatgccacccgttagataaaatacggaatggttccgtatttcactgaaagaataaacgttttgtcttcgagatgatagtttccggattcgaccatattaatgacctatggctcgtatttctgtgtgttattatgttataattaagtctatgatttgatagagcagtctgacagtgatggtaggcaccagcaggctcgtaagcattcattcaaacagcactttcgtgtgttttgccagcagctcgtcgctgtgcttcaagcattgcgctgtttatgacttcaagcctatcaactcccgagattaggctggtgtaaccaatgtgaaatggctagttagttagcggggtgcgcgctaatagcgtttcaaacgtcactcgctctgagacttggagtagttgtttcccttgctctgcatgggtaacgctgcttcgagggtggctgttttcgatgtgttcctggttcgagcccaggtaggagcgaggagagggacggaagctatactgttacactggcaatactaaagtgcctataagaacatccaatagtcaaaggtatatgaaatacaaatcgtatagaagAAATAGTCtatataattcctataataactacaacctaaaacttcttacctgtgaatattgaagactcatgttaaaaggaaccaccagctttcatatgttctcatgttctgagcaaggaacttaaactttagctttcttacatggcacatattgcacttttactttcttctccaacactttgtttttgcattatttaaaccaaattgaacatgtttcattatttatttgaggctaaattgattttattgatgtattatattaagttaaaataagtgttcattcagtattgttgtaattgtcattattacaacaaaaaaaaaatatatatatatatatttttttttaattattattattattattattattttttttttatttttttatcggcCGATTAAacggtatctgctttttttgtcctccaataattggcatcggcgttgaaaaatcataatcggtcgacctctagttccgTCAACAAATTACTTGAATAGCCTAAAAACGTAAGGTAGCAAGGGGACTAATAATGAGAACAAACAATATCAATAGCCGACAGAAAAATAATGACAACCTTACTAAGAAAGAAATTATTTATGTGAACCATAAAATTAAAAAACTCCATTAGAGGTTGAAAACCAAATGGCCAATAACCTACCCTCCTACTAGGCCTATCATAAAAGCTTTAAGGCTAGTTAAAGTTATGAACAGTAGCTTATTTCTCAAATAGTCTGGCCTACGAAAGGTGTTGTCCTAAAGTTGTGAACTTCAAAAATAACAATGAAAGTATAAGCTATTCTCAATCACAGCTTAGAGATATGGCataaacaatacatttatttatGAGGCAAATAAAGCAATTATTCAATGCTGAAGAATGTATGCacacactactgtaagtcgctctgaataagagcgtctgctaaatgtcaaCATTTTTAATGTAAAAAAGTCTTAAgactgtctttttttttttttttataatttaaaaaaatttttttacttAAGACTTCATCTACCCAGCCCATGATGTAGGCCTATAATCGAGCTCACTACGGTaagactcccgagtggcgcagtggtctaagacactgcagtacctggttcgaatccaggctgcatcacatctggccgtgattgggaatcccttAGTGcagtgcacaattgacccagtgttgtccgggtttgtaaataagaatttgttcttaactgacttgcctagttaaaaaaattaaaaaaataaagacaGCCCGTTCCTCAGATAGTCACTGCTCCATCATGTGCCTGCCACACAGATAGAAACAGACACGTACACAAACCTGTCCTGCTCCTCCACCGAAAGgaatataaaaataaaagatttgcCATTACCTCATGGTTGTCATGATTGCTTCAGTTGAATTTGATTTTGCGCTATAACTAAACTATCGTAGCGGGGTtattaaatatatattattactttTAAATACTTTTTGGGGGTATAAAAGTTATGGGAAGATCACAACAGGTCAAAGGTTACATCACCCAACCCTAATGCCATAGGCTTCCAcaagcagttactgcctttttgaagattgtgttccacgatataaccagttgatattatggttaaatacattttaaaatgcaCTTGTTTTTTTTTACACTATATTAAAAGAAATGGGGAAATTTAGCCATTAGGATTTgttatctgtaatggttatgataaattagGCATTGTTGGCATAtagatagtgccttcagaaagtacacacacattttgttactgccagaatttaaaattgattacatttagattttgtttggcactggcctacacacaaaagcccataacgtcaaagtggaattgtgtttcatttttttcattcaaattattattattttttttaatgaaaagctgaaatgtcttgagtcaataagtactcacccctttgttatggcaagcctaaataagttttcTTTAggactacctcatctttgtaccccacacatatagataattgtaaggtccctcagtcgattagtgaatgtcaaacacagattca
Coding sequences:
- the LOC139537399 gene encoding nuclear pore complex protein Nup98-Nup96-like isoform X3, coding for MFNKSFGAPFGGGAGGFGTSSTFGQQNTSFGAATGGFGASAFGATNNTGGLFGATQNKPVVTANPQQIHTGAGRGGGLFGSSTFSQPVTSSTSSGFGFGVSSGTSTSLFGSTNTGGGGGLFSQQSNAFGAAKPASFGTFGTSTASSGGLFGATNSNPFGGASTSLFGASGFTQQAAQPGTTVKFNPPTGSDTMVKGGVTASINTKHQCITAMKEYENKSLEELRFEDYQAGRKGPTNPMAAPTGGIFGAAAAATPSTGATGLFGSSATNTGFSFGQAKTTFGTSAGGFGAATGSLFGQQQPQQAQQAVSLFKPFGQATTTPNTGFSFGNTSTMGQPQQTSTMVGLFGATAASQAGGLFGNTAQTAPATGFGTGTGLFGQTNTAFGNVGTQQGLFGNKTAGFGVTTTSAPSFGTGTGLFGNKPALTLGTATNTSNFGFGPTAAGGSLFGNKTAAGGLGTGLGASFGAVGTGQMSLFGNNKTLGSMGGFGVQGFSTGNSTLGFGAPQQPVAVTDPNAVAAQQAVLQQQINALAYSPFGDSPLFRNPLSDPKKKEERLKPTNPVAQKALTTPTHYKLTPRPATRVRPKALTSSGSSKSQLFDGLDDDEPSLTNGAFMPRKSIKKLVLKNLNGSSLYSSPLNRDSDDLSSPPEYPLNGLGASVDEDDDVREVVEGGAEDDLEIKFYAKPSLQDTISELNAHRMGAGGRNGLQVSSEDISLGDDSIQEERVEEGPPHPAGIVLGRVGYYTIPAMDELAKMVDENGVCVVENFTVGRKGYGSVFFHGEVNVTGLNLDEIVHFRRKEVIVYLDDKNKPPEGEGLNRRAEVTLDGVWPNDKTTCTQIKSPERLSEMNYEGRLENASRKQGARFLEYRSETGSWVFEVAHFSKYGLQDSDEDKEVPLKVDPKKLKTATRLPPGLQQLPPSQQQVAPQAQSTAVLELLNRVLEVDSDMADITQDAPGESMLGEEEGESGIGEKGSRLGNVTPTEHDSVSASSQIASSLGINPHTLQIMKASLFAEDDDGDMFQEQGGMTSSLDVASPHIHLPGTQGRPSIGGLLQTRFSSAGLFFQLPDVPFGGGLPGRLSKSRVSPAVPEPSRVSPWPSFLLTAPPPEATVRTVGARRLGGPVDPENSVTLGKGRLLMDAALFTGRSFRVGWGPGWTLVHCGDGLSGAGDKEQDHGDTGATGFGFLPKPAKSRRLSDSPFKVVIEQVVGLELRDSEESQAVYQRPLEISLKHSSISTEGACPFIQPQSGVAALHEYAEWITDLNQEAGAGDVLGHWAQVWTLCEALWGRRCSAVPGTSGYLQQMERRRSFSAWLSHSATQRIEQEVGLNQGGGNVDAIFSYLTGHRISDACRLAQKSGDHRLSLLLSQAVGSQYGRELLALQLGDWNRMQTDSFLPEERLRIFALLAGKPVWQSTDCEVNVCSELDWKRCMAVHLWYMLPPTASIAEALAKYEAAFQGSAEGQKYACAPLPPYLDQSDQPDMEEEESKRPLYDICFHLLKLYSDRHYSLQQLLDPLAVTWECLDYRLSWHLWSVLQALHYTHLSPARQGLIHTSYAAQLESAGLWDMAIYVLLHIPDNTLRERAVREMLQLHCPLLETEESAKKEHFLTERLLIPEQWLHQAKATRARRDTDRHGEALHLYRAGHWNLCHSLVIQHLASDCIINDNHEYLLVFLEGLAVPERSSVIQDWDTAGRVYLDYIGVIQTLHAIQQMDSTGYELECLHTEVTSLCSRIELLPCSTAKDRLAQSEMAKCVANILRVVLSLQQGGEIPLSQLASNIGRLPMPEDYALEELRSLTQSYLRQLIVS